The Campylobacter concisus genome has a window encoding:
- the dsbI gene encoding protein-disulfide oxidoreductase DsbI: MKFVEKMAKFQDSRFPWALLVFVSVALVVIAHSLFQNYAYMPPCEQCVYIRFAFLCMALGGVIAIINPKNLLFALVGYVFAFWGAVQGIMYSVKLAKIHDAVHGDDPFGVQGCSTEPHYPFGLPLEKWAPDWFMPTGDCGYDSPMVPDGAVLSDLQKSIVDLYADGWYLVPSSKFMSMADCTLLGFGVCFIVLAAMFISKLLSYLKF; the protein is encoded by the coding sequence ATGAAATTTGTAGAAAAAATGGCTAAATTTCAAGACTCACGCTTTCCTTGGGCGCTTTTAGTCTTTGTGAGCGTTGCGCTTGTCGTTATCGCGCACTCGCTCTTTCAAAACTACGCTTATATGCCTCCTTGCGAGCAGTGCGTCTATATACGTTTTGCCTTTTTGTGTATGGCACTTGGCGGCGTGATCGCTATCATAAATCCAAAAAATTTGCTCTTTGCTCTAGTTGGCTACGTCTTTGCCTTTTGGGGAGCGGTGCAGGGCATAATGTATAGCGTAAAGCTAGCCAAAATCCACGACGCGGTGCATGGCGATGATCCTTTTGGCGTGCAGGGCTGCTCGACTGAGCCGCACTATCCATTTGGTCTGCCGCTTGAGAAGTGGGCGCCAGACTGGTTTATGCCGACGGGTGACTGCGGATATGACAGCCCTATGGTGCCTGATGGAGCGGTGCTAAGCGATTTGCAAAAGAGCATAGTCGATCTTTATGCAGACGGCTGGTATCTTGTGCCGTCGTCTAAATTTATGTCGATGGCTGATTGTACGCTGCTTGGTTTTGGCGTTTGCTTCATAGTGCTTGCCGCTATGTTTATCTCAAAACTATTGTCATATTTGAAATTCTAG
- a CDS encoding DUF637 domain-containing protein — translation MGALIITAIVTFLTAGAGGAVAAGVLGSAAAASSTAGLAISAMTTAVIANSTVQLTNNLLSHGKVKFDASSLAKSAISAGVGSYVSNYISSISTLSNTNIISTPTYTFSYADLLSSTSNAAINSAIYKTNFKDALLSNLISKATDNAYKAVGSYSSNEANINSNQLFKESGLGKIALHSAVGALSAKLSHENVAAGALSGAVNEAISSALHKDTSNMSAKEIEAYNNKRLLASQLIGIIAGGIANGDEGANTGYKITTSADTYNRQLHQREIDFINSMADDYAAKNNISKEQAVKIKYTAASVLIDKGSYNDFASKEKFEVRDENDEISVINYNEKFYKFNQGDINNAKAYLLVNSKEKSFRDI, via the coding sequence ATGGGAGCGCTAATAATAACAGCCATCGTTACATTTCTAACAGCAGGAGCTGGTGGTGCGGTAGCAGCAGGTGTTCTAGGTAGTGCAGCAGCAGCTAGCTCAACCGCAGGTTTAGCCATATCAGCTATGACAACAGCTGTCATAGCAAACTCAACAGTCCAACTAACAAACAACCTCTTATCTCATGGTAAGGTAAAATTTGATGCATCATCCCTAGCTAAATCAGCTATTAGTGCAGGGGTAGGCTCATATGTTAGTAACTACATATCAAGCATAAGCACTCTAAGTAATACCAATATCATAAGCACACCAACTTATACTTTCTCTTATGCAGACCTACTAAGCTCTACATCAAACGCAGCAATAAACTCTGCCATCTATAAAACAAACTTTAAAGATGCACTACTATCAAATTTAATCTCTAAAGCAACAGATAATGCTTACAAGGCAGTAGGAAGCTACTCAAGCAATGAAGCAAATATAAACTCTAACCAATTATTTAAAGAATCAGGTCTAGGTAAGATAGCTCTTCACTCAGCCGTAGGAGCACTATCAGCAAAGCTATCTCATGAAAACGTTGCAGCTGGTGCATTAAGTGGGGCTGTAAATGAAGCAATCTCTTCTGCACTACATAAAGATACATCAAATATGAGCGCTAAAGAGATAGAAGCCTATAATAACAAACGCCTACTAGCATCTCAGCTAATAGGCATAATAGCTGGAGGCATAGCTAATGGCGATGAAGGAGCAAACACAGGCTATAAAATAACTACAAGTGCAGATACTTATAATAGACAGCTTCATCAAAGAGAGATAGACTTTATAAACTCTATGGCAGATGATTATGCTGCTAAAAACAATATCTCTAAAGAGCAGGCTGTTAAAATCAAATATACTGCTGCTAGTGTGCTAATAGATAAAGGTTCATATAATGATTTTGCTTCAAAAGAGAAATTTGAAGTAAGAGATGAAAATGATGAAATAAGTGTAATAAATTACAATGAGAAATTTTATAAATTTAATCAAGGAGATATAAATAACGCTAAAGCATATCTGCTAGTAAATTCTAAAGAAAAATCTTTTAGAGATATATAA
- a CDS encoding serine hydroxymethyltransferase, whose amino-acid sequence MIDVKIDFEELEKDVIYADKFGEYKLKNIIEKVYGYLSKKLNLPLRFGPDGFKDFFWLIRYKEWEEYREIDEWGSYEEYLQEKSENSQYGLKNKFGIRDDMTIHFLNFNKFKQKYKNIANDLLVLLNDVIRETAKYSTDNGNDLLNVTIVIES is encoded by the coding sequence ATGATAGATGTCAAAATTGATTTTGAAGAACTAGAAAAAGATGTAATATATGCTGATAAATTTGGCGAATATAAACTAAAAAATATAATTGAAAAAGTTTATGGCTATTTATCAAAAAAATTAAACCTGCCATTGCGTTTCGGACCAGATGGTTTTAAGGATTTTTTTTGGTTGATTAGATATAAAGAATGGGAAGAATATCGAGAAATAGATGAATGGGGGAGCTATGAAGAATATCTGCAAGAAAAATCAGAAAACTCACAATATGGTTTAAAAAATAAATTTGGTATTAGAGATGATATGACAATACATTTTTTAAATTTTAATAAATTTAAACAGAAATATAAAAATATAGCCAATGATTTATTGGTCTTGCTTAATGATGTCATTCGTGAAACAGCCAAATATTCAACCGATAATGGCAATGATTTATTAAATGTTACAATAGTTATTGAAAGCTAG
- a CDS encoding thiol:disulfide interchange protein DsbA/DsbL yields the protein MSFLSKFSKAIFAVAVAGAISASAFSEGEDYVKLEKPLSVGQNTLVKVFSYACPFCYKYDKSVTPKVVEKIPGLKYEPFHLKTKGEYGEVASKVFAVLIVMDEAKGVSLLDENSLFKKAKFAYYKAYHDKKERWGDGKDVEGFLKTGLDAAGVSKADYEKELANPKVAELLKIWDESYDVAKIQGVPAFVVNGKYLIMTKSISSIDSLAALIEELLKK from the coding sequence ATGAGTTTTCTATCTAAATTTAGCAAGGCTATCTTTGCAGTTGCAGTAGCTGGTGCGATCAGCGCTAGTGCATTTAGCGAGGGCGAGGACTACGTCAAGCTTGAAAAGCCACTAAGTGTGGGACAAAATACGCTAGTTAAGGTATTTAGCTATGCTTGCCCATTTTGCTATAAGTACGACAAGAGCGTCACTCCAAAGGTAGTTGAGAAAATTCCTGGACTAAAATACGAGCCATTTCACCTAAAGACAAAGGGCGAATACGGCGAGGTTGCGAGCAAGGTTTTTGCCGTTTTAATCGTTATGGACGAGGCAAAGGGAGTGAGCTTGCTTGATGAAAATTCACTATTTAAAAAGGCTAAATTTGCCTACTACAAAGCTTACCACGACAAAAAAGAGCGCTGGGGCGACGGAAAAGACGTTGAGGGCTTTTTAAAGACTGGACTTGACGCAGCTGGCGTTAGCAAAGCAGACTACGAAAAAGAGCTGGCTAATCCAAAAGTAGCCGAGCTTTTAAAAATTTGGGACGAGAGCTACGACGTGGCTAAAATTCAGGGCGTGCCAGCATTTGTCGTAAACGGCAAATACCTTATCATGACAAAGTCAATAAGCTCGATAGATAGCCTAGCAGCACTCATAGAAGAGCTCCTTAAAAAATAA
- a CDS encoding sensor histidine kinase: MRINLKSQNIKIYAIILIASLFVMLLGLNSYNNAKEKIIELSDKNNIAVSKNIVSNFQIWLDERLNSLIRASKFIQNSNIIDDDTRVANFIKLFKENAKEFDLMQLLREDGEIFVDGQKISEEVMSKRERAGLIWYVETKNTNAPSVNFMQNHKILNDSTLNLCVPVEKDAKFEAALCGVVRIGTIFDSIKNFSLAPNSYSFLVTHSGEILTSMADATLKREIEEKFKELFLKDEDITSLKIGQNLIQVAEIPTMNWFIGAGTNNEEEILAMTREALKNALNLLFAFVALAFLANSLHNFMYNKIKKVQDEYETLLSHRAKMSEAGELISGISHQFIQPVNSLKLMLSSAIMLKKEGKLSDEELLNLLKKGQSSIELLSKTIEIFRNFYKSAENVSEFDIQTSVRNLITLMHTELSRANVSVKFSGFEEMKVCQIENIIQQILLILIHNAKDSLVESYKDEPLKRVIELKFRSFEDKCYIGVYDNGGGVSYEMSKKIFTWLNTTKKQGNGIGLYFAKKLAREKLNGDITLAHNLKPTIFELSFEKNLKG; the protein is encoded by the coding sequence ATGCGTATTAATCTAAAATCACAAAATATTAAAATTTACGCGATCATCTTGATCGCCAGTCTCTTTGTCATGCTCCTTGGGCTAAACAGCTACAACAATGCAAAAGAAAAGATCATCGAACTATCTGATAAAAACAACATCGCAGTTAGTAAAAACATCGTTAGCAACTTTCAAATTTGGCTTGATGAGCGCTTAAATTCGCTCATCCGTGCGTCAAAATTTATCCAAAACTCTAATATCATTGATGACGATACTAGGGTGGCAAATTTCATAAAGCTCTTTAAAGAAAATGCGAAAGAATTTGATCTCATGCAGCTTCTAAGAGAGGATGGCGAGATCTTTGTAGATGGGCAAAAGATCTCAGAAGAGGTGATGTCAAAGCGTGAGCGAGCGGGGCTTATCTGGTATGTCGAGACAAAAAATACAAATGCCCCAAGCGTAAATTTCATGCAAAATCACAAAATTTTAAATGACTCTACTTTAAATTTATGCGTGCCAGTTGAAAAAGACGCGAAATTTGAGGCGGCACTTTGCGGCGTCGTGCGCATAGGCACTATCTTTGATAGCATCAAAAACTTTAGCCTTGCGCCAAATTCTTACTCATTTTTAGTAACTCACAGCGGCGAGATCCTCACATCGATGGCCGATGCGACGCTTAAAAGAGAGATAGAGGAGAAATTTAAGGAGCTATTTTTAAAAGATGAGGACATCACTAGCCTAAAGATAGGGCAAAATTTGATCCAAGTAGCCGAGATACCGACGATGAACTGGTTTATCGGAGCTGGCACAAACAACGAAGAAGAAATTTTAGCCATGACAAGAGAGGCGCTAAAAAACGCCCTAAATTTACTATTCGCCTTTGTGGCACTTGCATTTTTGGCAAACAGCCTGCACAACTTCATGTATAACAAGATAAAAAAGGTGCAAGACGAGTACGAGACCTTGCTATCGCACAGAGCCAAGATGAGCGAGGCTGGAGAGCTCATAAGTGGCATAAGTCATCAGTTCATCCAGCCAGTAAATTCGCTAAAACTTATGCTAAGCTCGGCGATAATGCTAAAAAAAGAGGGCAAGCTAAGCGATGAGGAGCTTTTAAATTTATTAAAAAAAGGGCAAAGCTCGATCGAACTACTTTCAAAAACAATCGAAATTTTTAGAAATTTTTACAAAAGCGCTGAAAATGTGAGCGAATTTGACATCCAAACAAGCGTTAGAAATTTAATAACACTTATGCACACAGAGCTTAGCCGTGCAAACGTAAGCGTGAAATTTAGCGGATTTGAAGAGATGAAGGTCTGCCAAATAGAAAACATCATCCAGCAAATTTTGCTAATCCTAATCCACAACGCAAAGGACTCACTAGTTGAAAGCTACAAAGATGAGCCGCTAAAACGCGTCATAGAGCTTAAATTTAGAAGCTTTGAAGATAAGTGCTACATCGGCGTTTATGATAATGGTGGCGGCGTGAGCTACGAGATGAGTAAGAAAATTTTTACATGGCTAAACACGACTAAAAAACAAGGAAATGGCATAGGACTTTACTTTGCTAAAAAGCTCGCGCGCGAGAAGCTAAATGGTGACATCACGCTTGCGCACAACCTAAAGCCAACGATTTTTGAGCTAAGCTTTGAGAAGAATTTAAAGGGTTAA
- a CDS encoding response regulator transcription factor encodes MQEALEILKKVSILVAEDDEMARELIITGLKPYCGQVVGAKDGQDGLEKFKKQGFDIVMSDIHMPVLNGFEMMNEIKKLKPHQKFIVFTSYDSDENLIKSYEQGATLFLKKPIDIKDLRSMLISLSFERDEKLVRLSDEVSINLKREKIYKNGSELYLSFLQNKIFWLFAYNLNKLVTYEMIEEFVYDSTEVSKAAIQNVVLRLKRELGVKFKNISESGYILVVP; translated from the coding sequence ATGCAAGAGGCACTAGAAATTTTAAAAAAAGTATCTATCTTAGTAGCTGAAGATGACGAGATGGCAAGGGAGCTCATCATCACTGGGCTTAAGCCATACTGTGGTCAGGTAGTTGGCGCAAAAGATGGGCAAGATGGGCTGGAGAAATTTAAAAAACAGGGCTTTGACATCGTGATGAGCGACATTCACATGCCAGTGCTAAATGGCTTTGAGATGATGAATGAGATAAAAAAGCTAAAGCCTCATCAGAAATTTATCGTCTTTACCTCGTATGATAGCGATGAAAATTTGATCAAGAGCTATGAGCAGGGGGCGACCTTGTTTTTAAAAAAACCTATCGATATAAAGGATCTTAGATCGATGTTGATAAGCCTAAGCTTTGAGCGAGATGAGAAGCTAGTGCGCTTAAGCGATGAGGTGAGTATAAATTTAAAAAGAGAGAAAATTTATAAAAACGGCAGCGAGCTATACCTTAGCTTTTTGCAAAATAAGATATTTTGGCTATTTGCTTACAACCTAAACAAGCTTGTCACCTACGAGATGATAGAGGAATTTGTCTATGATAGCACCGAGGTGAGCAAGGCTGCGATACAAAATGTCGTGCTTCGCCTAAAACGCGAGCTTGGCGTGAAATTTAAAAACATCAGCGAGAGTGGGTATATCTTAGTTGTACCATAG
- a CDS encoding colicin E5-related ribonuclease, which translates to MIYADNDNKLLGNFEFTDKKHANKAIERGWNEKSIENAKQNPIKVGESINRNTGNKSTVYFVDDNQYIVIDNVTNTIV; encoded by the coding sequence GTGATTTATGCAGATAATGATAATAAATTGTTGGGCAACTTTGAATTTACAGACAAAAAACATGCAAATAAGGCAATAGAAAGAGGTTGGAACGAAAAAAGTATAGAAAATGCGAAGCAAAATCCTATTAAAGTTGGAGAAAGTATAAATCGAAATACTGGTAATAAGTCTACCGTTTATTTTGTAGATGACAATCAATATATAGTTATCGATAATGTTACAAATACGATAGTTTAA
- a CDS encoding aryl-sulfate sulfotransferase — translation MKKTLSCVALASVLCSSAFAIGGPSGAKLDYAITGQIGEVVVNPYDTAPLTAVIKNGGYTLSNAKVTIVPKQGGQTISYKVADKHLRTHGGIPVFGMYPDYQNTVEVEYDKSYKGKTEHIKESYKIYAPAIYLESAGTPNQKGALFDKIEVTKPASAKFANRLYYVNNFVNKTGKGTKVVWNNPAGGAIEWNYSPNNFILDTKGEVRWYLEPSKIYDLKQPFHAGVMMGFKQNDDGAMTWGYGQRYAKYDIMGREIFNRELPASYNDFSHSMDVAQNGHYFLRVANADYKRADGKNVRTVRDVIVELDRDGNVVDDFRLYEILDPYRDIVLKTLDQGAVCLNIDAKKAGHTASSDELQSMDTHDKWGDIVGAGPGRNWAHVNSVDYDPSDDSIIISSRHQDAVIKIGRDKQVKWIMGAHKGWSDKFKDKLLQPVDSKGNKIVCEDEYSKCPGYESDKGGFDWQWTQHTAFRIDSKSKKGEIYLSVFDNGDTRGMEQPAIAGMKYSRAVVYKIDENKKTVEQIWEYGKERGKEWYSSVTSLTQYQDDLDSVMVYSAVAGMQFDIAKGRPVGLPSPHIDEFEWGAKEPSIEIKMTNAMGYQAFPFSLQKAFEK, via the coding sequence ATGAAAAAGACTTTGAGTTGTGTTGCACTAGCCTCTGTGCTTTGCTCGAGCGCTTTTGCGATAGGCGGTCCAAGCGGAGCTAAACTTGACTACGCTATCACTGGGCAGATCGGCGAAGTAGTGGTAAATCCATACGACACAGCGCCACTTACAGCAGTTATCAAAAATGGCGGCTACACACTAAGCAACGCTAAGGTCACTATCGTGCCAAAACAAGGTGGTCAAACTATAAGCTACAAAGTGGCTGACAAGCATCTTCGCACACATGGCGGCATCCCAGTTTTTGGTATGTATCCTGACTATCAAAACACCGTTGAGGTCGAGTACGACAAGAGCTACAAGGGCAAGACTGAGCATATAAAAGAGAGCTATAAAATTTACGCTCCAGCTATCTACCTAGAGAGCGCTGGCACGCCAAATCAAAAGGGCGCGCTATTTGACAAGATCGAGGTTACTAAGCCAGCAAGCGCTAAATTTGCAAATCGCCTCTACTATGTAAATAACTTTGTAAATAAAACAGGCAAGGGCACAAAAGTCGTTTGGAACAACCCAGCCGGCGGTGCGATCGAGTGGAACTACAGCCCAAATAACTTCATCCTTGATACAAAAGGCGAGGTTAGATGGTATCTTGAGCCAAGTAAAATTTACGACCTAAAACAGCCATTTCACGCTGGCGTCATGATGGGCTTTAAGCAAAATGACGATGGCGCTATGACTTGGGGTTACGGTCAAAGATACGCAAAATACGACATCATGGGTAGAGAAATTTTCAACCGCGAGCTACCAGCTAGCTACAACGACTTCTCCCACTCAATGGACGTAGCACAAAACGGACACTACTTCTTGCGCGTGGCAAATGCCGACTACAAAAGGGCTGATGGCAAAAATGTAAGAACAGTACGCGATGTGATCGTTGAGCTTGACAGAGATGGCAACGTAGTTGATGACTTTAGACTATATGAAATCCTCGATCCTTACCGCGACATCGTGCTAAAAACGCTTGATCAAGGCGCAGTTTGCTTAAACATCGACGCTAAAAAAGCAGGCCACACAGCAAGCTCTGATGAGCTTCAGTCTATGGATACGCATGATAAATGGGGCGATATCGTAGGAGCAGGTCCAGGACGCAACTGGGCACACGTAAATAGTGTGGATTACGATCCAAGCGACGATAGCATCATCATCTCAAGCCGCCACCAAGACGCAGTTATCAAGATCGGCCGTGACAAACAAGTAAAATGGATCATGGGCGCTCACAAGGGCTGGAGCGATAAATTTAAAGATAAACTACTTCAGCCAGTTGATAGCAAAGGCAACAAGATCGTCTGCGAAGATGAGTACTCAAAATGCCCAGGATACGAGAGCGACAAAGGTGGCTTTGACTGGCAATGGACGCAGCACACAGCATTTAGGATAGATAGCAAGTCTAAAAAAGGCGAAATTTATCTAAGCGTCTTTGACAACGGCGACACAAGGGGCATGGAGCAACCAGCCATCGCTGGTATGAAGTACTCTCGTGCGGTTGTTTATAAGATCGATGAGAACAAAAAGACCGTTGAGCAGATCTGGGAGTACGGCAAAGAGCGCGGTAAAGAGTGGTATAGCTCGGTTACTAGCCTTACGCAGTATCAAGATGACCTTGATAGCGTGATGGTCTATTCAGCCGTTGCTGGCATGCAGTTTGACATCGCAAAAGGTCGCCCAGTAGGACTTCCTAGCCCGCACATAGATGAGTTTGAATGGGGCGCAAAAGAGCCTAGCATCGAGATAAAGATGACAAATGCTATGGGCTATCAAGCGTTTCCATTTAGCTTGCAAAAAGCGTTTGAAAAGTAA
- a CDS encoding serine hydroxymethyltransferase: MIEVRIDFDEIDKIRELNYTYGNRIPENIKEKMLYFLSLKLNLPPTHNWDTFKEFYQYLHFKELQEFKPEDGWASYDEFLMIKEEDNKCGVKNKQGVRDNLKLIFINFNKFYKEHNELANKLLNFISDVKSEMLNYCDKNNNDFLNITVVIES; the protein is encoded by the coding sequence ATGATAGAAGTTAGAATTGATTTTGATGAAATTGATAAGATTAGAGAATTGAACTATACTTATGGCAATCGTATTCCAGAAAATATAAAAGAAAAGATGCTATATTTTTTATCGCTAAAATTAAATTTACCTCCAACTCATAATTGGGATACATTTAAAGAATTCTATCAATATTTACATTTTAAGGAATTGCAAGAATTTAAACCAGAAGACGGCTGGGCTAGCTATGATGAATTTTTAATGATAAAAGAAGAAGATAATAAATGTGGAGTTAAAAATAAACAAGGCGTTAGGGATAATTTAAAGTTAATTTTTATAAATTTTAATAAATTTTACAAAGAACATAACGAATTAGCAAATAAATTATTGAATTTCATCAGCGATGTGAAAAGTGAAATGTTAAATTACTGTGATAAAAATAATAATGATTTTTTAAATATTACAGTAGTTATCGAAAGTTAA
- a CDS encoding tetratricopeptide repeat protein — MRLNKNITERLNLLKEIVNFLSDEKSLSTYLKIANIYTEECRYSSAIKFYKKGLQISKRLFGINNVEVAKFYNDIGNVFLLKKDFENSIKNFQKSLAIRIKILGEIHQDTAVSYYNLGVAFLKKEDYIKAFELNNKALEIYLKICGDSSTSVAKCYANIAAICEVADEYKLALKNYKKAYKISKKLLGNKNPMTNFYFNKISDICRTMQS; from the coding sequence ATGAGATTAAATAAAAATATAACCGAAAGATTAAATTTGCTAAAAGAAATAGTGAATTTTTTATCTGACGAAAAAAGTTTATCTACTTACTTAAAAATAGCAAATATATACACGGAAGAATGTAGATATAGCTCAGCTATCAAATTTTATAAAAAGGGATTACAAATTTCTAAAAGGTTATTTGGAATAAATAATGTCGAAGTAGCAAAATTTTATAATGATATAGGAAATGTGTTCTTGCTAAAAAAGGATTTTGAAAATTCTATAAAAAATTTTCAAAAATCTCTTGCAATAAGAATTAAAATCTTAGGAGAAATCCACCAAGACACAGCAGTATCATATTATAATCTGGGTGTCGCTTTTTTGAAAAAAGAAGATTATATAAAAGCTTTTGAGCTTAATAATAAAGCACTTGAAATTTATTTAAAGATATGTGGGGATAGCAGTACTAGCGTGGCAAAGTGTTATGCAAATATTGCAGCTATTTGTGAAGTAGCAGATGAGTATAAATTAGCATTAAAAAATTATAAAAAAGCCTATAAGATCAGCAAAAAATTACTGGGAAACAAAAATCCTATGACAAATTTTTACTTTAACAAAATAAGCGACATTTGTAGGACAATGCAAAGTTAA
- a CDS encoding Imm41 family immunity protein → MKYFYKNLAYEKCYDENSFVAGLMDYFEWSDEKYWLLESDLIDIYKKYHKKELPIRIMRGIVWLLNTPLYHFGPFKVKTCERSFKKKSNYLISPLRPSISDRVNRLRSLILTVSLDDDKFFYTDFIYAPK, encoded by the coding sequence ATGAAGTATTTTTATAAAAATTTAGCATATGAAAAATGCTATGATGAGAACTCATTTGTTGCAGGTCTTATGGATTATTTTGAGTGGAGTGATGAGAAGTATTGGCTATTAGAGAGCGACCTTATAGATATATATAAAAAATATCATAAAAAAGAGCTACCGATTAGGATAATGAGGGGTATAGTTTGGCTATTGAATACACCTTTATATCACTTTGGCCCATTCAAGGTAAAGACATGTGAAAGGTCTTTTAAAAAGAAAAGTAACTATCTAATCAGTCCTTTGAGACCCAGCATATCTGATAGAGTTAATAGGCTCAGGTCTTTAATCTTGACCGTGTCTCTAGATGATGATAAATTTTTCTATACAGATTTTATATATGCTCCAAAATAA
- a CDS encoding Imm41 family immunity protein, which yields MLEIYDTYKYEVKIPRELFAGIVSILDVFIMHSTQELIFEKKSIKKPYLSLEFDPKERLEVISSYIFGIYDGDIRSVDFDYIEDL from the coding sequence CTGCTTGAAATTTATGATACATACAAATATGAAGTAAAAATTCCAAGAGAACTGTTTGCAGGGATAGTGTCTATATTGGATGTTTTTATTATGCATAGTACTCAAGAGCTTATATTTGAGAAAAAGTCTATCAAAAAGCCATATCTATCATTGGAATTTGACCCAAAAGAGAGACTGGAGGTGATAAGTAGCTACATATTTGGAATATATGATGGCGATATTAGAAGTGTTGATTTTGATTACATAGAGGACTTATGA
- the imm40 gene encoding Imm40 family immunity protein has protein sequence MNLINDVIKIEEFFFSNICEIAYDYENAIKKIAVLKAKGQVIVGGDVIKYDGQAAEYTYDNWSFNSEEYTYDLHEYSAKKAIDYIEKYHNIDKDCFYTIYTSGML, from the coding sequence ATGAATTTAATAAATGATGTGATAAAAATAGAGGAATTCTTTTTTAGCAATATATGTGAAATTGCTTACGACTACGAAAATGCTATAAAGAAGATCGCGGTACTGAAAGCCAAGGGGCAAGTTATTGTCGGTGGTGATGTAATAAAGTATGATGGGCAAGCAGCTGAATATACTTATGACAATTGGAGCTTTAATTCTGAAGAATATACATATGATCTACATGAGTATTCTGCTAAAAAAGCAATTGATTACATAGAAAAATATCATAATATAGATAAAGACTGCTTTTATACTATATATACATCTGGTATGTTGTAG